The Arachis hypogaea cultivar Tifrunner chromosome 19, arahy.Tifrunner.gnm2.J5K5, whole genome shotgun sequence genome has a window encoding:
- the LOC112776165 gene encoding transcription factor bHLH62, translating to MENQFFLNGGMSHHQHHPIHQFETASMQTTWRHHSSSSSSMEIHQQNNVANCSPENNNHQNQDSFYNNNNTDHNNLQFDSSALSSMVSSPSTAAPNFNMIQNDNSFVIRELIGKLGTIGGSSAEISPHSQTVALYNNNNTTPSSSCYSTPLNSPPKLNMPKPPPPSSSMALNSATVAEFSADPGFAERAAKFSCFGSRSFNGRTTTTTTTTTTSPLVMINNHNNNNGAELTHQRSNPIHRVSSSPSLKSLGSQMEKICSSPLEMAANSSQEESTISEQNPNVEGAALKIASSSDMSSRKRKGSSRAKAKDSTKGGEGSEESNAKRSKGNEGEGNENNGRVKVEEESKGEEKQQQNNKSNNSKPPEPPKDYIHVRARRGQATDSHSLAERVRREKISERMKLLQDLVPGCNKVTGKALMLDEIINYVQSLQRQVEFLSMKLASVNTRMDLSIENIVPKDIFQSNHSLAHPIFPIDSSATPFYGHQSQQNPVIHNNIPNGSLPHNSVDPLDSALCQTLGMQLPQLNAFNEIGSQYPLTFCEDDLHTIVQMGFGQTSNRTTPIHSPSFDGSNQVSQMKVEL from the exons ATGGAAAACCAATTCTTTCTGAATGGTGGCATGTCCCATCACCAGCACCATCCAATTCATCAGTTTGAAACCGCTTCAATGCAAACAACATGGCGTCATCattcgtcatcatcatcatccatggAAATTCATCAACAAAATAATGTTGCAAATTGCTCACCTGAGAATAATAATCACCAAAATCAAGATTCcttctacaacaacaacaacactgaTCATAACAACCTTCAATTTGACTCCTCAGCTTTGAGCTCAATGGTTTCATCTCCATCAACAGCAGCACCGAATTTCAACATGATCCAAAACGACAACAGTTTCGTCATAAGAGAACTCATCGGAAAATtaggaacaattggaggaagctccgCTGAGATCTCGCCACATTCTCAAACCGTCGCTCTTTACAACAACAATAACACTACTCCTTCTTCGTCGTGTTATAGCACGCCGTTGAACTCTCCTCCGAAGCTCAACATGCCGAAACCGCCGCCACCGTCATCATCAATGGCTCTGAATTCAGCAACCGTCGCTGAATTCTCAGCTGATCCTGGTTTCGCTGAAAGAGCCGCCAAGTTCTCTTGCTTCGGAAGCAGAAGCTTCAATGGAAGaacaaccacaacaacaacaaccactacTACTTCTCCATTAGTCATGATAAACaatcacaacaacaacaatggcgcAGAGTTGACTCATCAGAGATCTAATCCAATTCATCGAGTCTCGAGTAGTCCATCGCTGAAATCGCTTGGATCTCAAATGGAGAAGATTTGTTCTTCTCCTTTAGAAATGGCTGCGAATTCTTCTCAAGAGGAATCTACAATTTCAGAGCAGAATCCAAATGTGGAAGGTGCTGCTTTGAAAATCGCTTCTTCTTCTGACATGAGTTCAAGGAAAAGGAAAGGTTCTTCCAGAGCAAAAGCCAAAGACTCTACCAAG ggAGGTGAAGGTAGTGAAGAGTCAAATGCAAAGAGGAGCAAGGGAAATGAAGGTGAAGGAAATGAGAATAATGGGAGAGTGAAGGTAGAAGAAGAATCCAAAGGAGAAGAGAAACAACAACAGAACAACAAGAGTAACAACTCAAAGCCTCCAGAGCCACCAAAGGACTACATTCATGTCAGAGCCAGAAGAGGCCAAGCCACTGACAGCCACAGTCTTGCAGAACGT GTaaggagagagaaaattagtgaGAGAATGAAGCTTCTCCAAGATCTTGTACCAGGCTGCAATAAG GTCACTGGCAAAGCACTTATGCTTGATGAAATCATAAACTATGTTCAGTCATTGCAGCGCCAAGTTgag TTCCTGTCTATGAAATTGGCTTCTGTTAACACAAGAATGGATCTTAGCATTGAGAACATTGTTCCAAAAGAT ATATTTCAATCAAATCATTCATTGGCACACCCAATTTTCCCAATAGATTCGTCAGCAACACCCTTTTATGGCCACCAATCCCAGCAAAACCCAGTTATCCACAATAACATTCCTAATGGTTCTTTGCCCCACAATTCAGTGGACCCATTAGATTCTGCTTTGTGCCAAACTCTTGGCATGCAATTACCTCAACTAAATGCCTTTAATGAAATTGGATCTCAg TATCCATTAACTTTCTGTGAGGATGACCTCCACACCATTGTTCAAATGGGATTTGGCCAAACTTCAAACAGGACAACACCAATTCATTCCCCAAGTTTCGACG GTTCAAATCAAGTATCACAAATGAAAGTTGAGCTCTAA